From Cydia splendana chromosome 4, ilCydSple1.2, whole genome shotgun sequence, one genomic window encodes:
- the LOC134789503 gene encoding uncharacterized protein LOC134789503 isoform X2 gives MQRLTLFLLSAVLAVALAEGQYYVPRAYYTIDQTGHASVPVPLQRLRRSFYPYPGPGSDANANANANAWGGGNANANANANAGAGREFPGGSWGVPGAYGAAKPMGA, from the exons ATGCAGCGGCTAACCTTGTTTTTACTCTCGGCGGTGTTGGCTGTCGCTCTGGCAG AGGGCCAGTACTACGTGCCCCGCGCGTACTACACAATCGACCAAACAGGGCACGCGTCGGTGCCCGTGCCCCTGCAGCGCCTGCGTCGGTCCTTCTACCCTTATCCCGGCCCTGGATCTGATGCCAATGCCAACGCTAACGCCAACGCATGGGGAG GTGGCAACGCTAACGCGAACGCGAACGCCAATGCCGGCGCCGGGCGTGAATTCCCCGGCGGCAGCTGGGGCGTCCCCGGAGCATACGGAGCTGCGAAGCCAATGGG GGCCTAG
- the LOC134789503 gene encoding uncharacterized protein LOC134789503 isoform X1 codes for MQRLTLFLLSAVLAVALAEGQYYVPRAYYTIDQTGHASVPVPLQRLRRSFYPYPGPGSDANANANANAWGGGNANANANANAGAGREFPGGSWGVPGAYGAAKPMGPGMTRRMFGAVNGANSVSASSSVDVDGEGNGSYDVSSSVGYY; via the exons ATGCAGCGGCTAACCTTGTTTTTACTCTCGGCGGTGTTGGCTGTCGCTCTGGCAG AGGGCCAGTACTACGTGCCCCGCGCGTACTACACAATCGACCAAACAGGGCACGCGTCGGTGCCCGTGCCCCTGCAGCGCCTGCGTCGGTCCTTCTACCCTTATCCCGGCCCTGGATCTGATGCCAATGCCAACGCTAACGCCAACGCATGGGGAG GTGGCAACGCTAACGCGAACGCGAACGCCAATGCCGGCGCCGGGCGTGAATTCCCCGGCGGCAGCTGGGGCGTCCCCGGAGCATACGGAGCTGCGAAGCCAATGGG CCCCGGTATGACCCGACGTATGTTCGGTGCAGTGAACGGCGCCAACTCGGTCTCTGCCAGCTCCTCGGTGGATGTCGACGGGGAAGGCAACGGGTCCTACGACGTTTCCTCTTCAGTTGGCTATTACTAA
- the LOC134789504 gene encoding uncharacterized protein LOC134789504 yields the protein MNAPLALLLCCVVGSAVGYYAQPNAPYNIGPNDPFAVDVNPNFLEQPSQRLFWGSGQGSNQVGGTGLWNHLTNKFPFLGNMFGRMELPTQYGPPSVNNYDYQQYSAPGYQSYNLYHQAQPQFNQAQPQFNHLQPQFNQVPPQYPQQFSRQYPRNFATGRDVAITDDAVIVTPPHVPIGPPAPVPAPAEPAEGGYQYNKPQYRLELPHK from the exons ATGAATGCGCCCCTTGCACtcttgttgtgttgtgttgttg GAAGTGCCGTAGGGTACTACGCGCAGCCAAACGCGCCCTACAACATCGGGCCGAACGATCCGTTCGCGGTTGACGTCAACCCTAACTTCCTCGAACAACCTTCGCAACGGCTGTTCTGGGGCAGCGGGCAAGGCAGCAACCAGGTCGGCGGCACCGGCCTCTGGAACCACCTCACCAACAAGTTCCCGTTCCTAGGAAACATGTTCGGTCGGATGGAGCTGCCCACGCAGTACGGTCCTCCTTCAGTCAATAACTATGACTACCAGCAGTACAGCGCGCCTGGCTACCAATCGTACAACCTATACCACCAAGCGCAGCCGCAATTCAACCAGGCGCAACCACAGTTCAACCATTTGCAGCCTCAATTCAACCAAGTACCGCCCCAGTACCCCCAGCAGTTCTCCCGTCAGTACCCTCGGAACTTCGCAACGGGCCGCGATGTGGCTATAACTGATGACGCTGTGATAGTGACTCCTCCGCACGTGCCGATAGGGCCTCCTGCGCCTGTGCCGGCCCCGGCGGAGCCCGCTGAGGGCGGCTACCAGTATAACAAGCCGCAGTACAGACTCGAATTACCCCATAAGTAA